A stretch of Gasterosteus aculeatus chromosome 4, fGasAcu3.hap1.1, whole genome shotgun sequence DNA encodes these proteins:
- the LOC120817441 gene encoding beta-crystallin B1: MSSGDKSKTSSQTDGKAAQSKKSEMGMMAYKMYVFDQENFQGRMIEISNECMNVCEMGMDRVRSLRVECGPFVGFEQMNFCGEMYILEKGEYPRWDSWSNCQKNDYLLSFRPVRMDPEKHKICLYEVGEFKGRKMEIMDDDVPSLFSYGFTDRVASIIVSCGTWVGYQFPGYRGSQYLLEKGEFRHFNEFGARHPQFQSVRRIRDMQWHQQGCYTMASK, encoded by the exons ATGTCCAGTGGAGATAAGTCCAAGACTTCTTCCCAGACCGATGGGAAGGCTGCTCAGAGCAAGAAGTCCGAGATGGGAATGATGGCCTACAAG ATGTACGTGTTCGACCAGGAGAACTTCCAGGGTCGCATGATCGAGATCAGCAACgagtgcatgaatgtgtgtgagatGGGCATGGACCGCGTGCGCTCCCTGCGCGTTGAGTGCGGACC CTTCGTGGGATTCGAGCAGATGAACTTCTGCGGTGAGATGTACATCCTGGAGAAGGGAGAGTATCCTCGCTGGGACTCCTGGAGCAACTGCCAGAAGAACGACTACCTGCTGTCCTTCAGGCCCGTCAGAATG GACCCCGAGAAGCACAAGATCTGCCTGTACGAGGTCGGAGAGTTCAAGGGCCGCAAGATGGAGATCATGGACGACGACGTTCCCAGCCTGTTCTCCTACGGCTTCACCGACAGAGTGGCCAGCATCATTGTCAGCTGTGGAAC CTGGGTGGGATACCAGTTCCCTGGATACCGCGGTAGCCAGTACCTGCTGGAGAAGGGCGAGTTCAGGCACTTCAACGAGTTCGGCGCCCGCCACCCTCAGTTCCAGTCCGTGAGGCGTATCCGTGACATGCAGTGGCACCAACAGGGCTGCTACACCATGGCCAGCAAGTGA
- the cabp2b gene encoding calcium-binding protein 2 isoform X3, which produces MKPICINHFSHLPFLCPPSQFSWCFYGGVAVNLTVFDRELRPEELDELREAFVEFDRNKKGYISHRDLGECMRTMGYMPTEMELIELSQQICGGKLDFEDFVELMGPKMLAETADMIGVKELRDAFKEFDSNGDGQISLTELREAMKKLMGEQVTNREINEILRDVDLNGDGLVDFEEFVRMMSR; this is translated from the exons ATGAAGCCAATCTGCATTAATCACTTCTCTCATCTTCCGTTTCTGTGTCCTCCCTCTCAGTTCAGTTGGTGTTTCTACGGTGGTGTTGCTGTAAATCTGACTGTGTTT GACAGAGAGCTGAGACCAGAGGAGCTCGACG AGCTCCGTGAGGCATTTGTGGAGTTTGACAGGAACAAAAAAGGCTACATCAGTCACAGAGACCTGGGGGAGTGCATGAGGACCATGGGATACATGCCCACGGAGATGGAGCTCATCGAGCTGAGCCAGCAGATCT GTGGAGGCAAATTGGACTTTGAGGACTTTGTGGAGCTGATGGGACCGAAGATGCTGGCAGAGACCGCCGACATGATTGGAGTCAAAGAACTACGAGATGCTTTTAAAGAG TTCGACTCTAATGGCGACGGTCAGATCAGTTTGACTGAGCTCCGTGAGGCCATGAAGAAGCTGATGGGAGAACAAGTGACCAACAGAGAGATCAACGAGATCCTCCGAGACGTCGACCTCAACGGAGACGGCCTGGTGGACTTCGAAG AGTTTGTGCGAATGATGTCACGCTGA
- the cabp2b gene encoding calcium-binding protein 2 isoform X1, translating into MFMIAREPTAGGGSGGGMSVPSPKTAKQVQASIKKNLEKQKKRSSGPGGGVGEAPAATPQPPRPQKSSAPFLRMSAAAAEDSESPEEEEEDWMGALRGAERGAEEEEEEEGGEPVDLQPMVDSVFGPDRELRPEELDELREAFVEFDRNKKGYISHRDLGECMRTMGYMPTEMELIELSQQICGGKLDFEDFVELMGPKMLAETADMIGVKELRDAFKEFDSNGDGQISLTELREAMKKLMGEQVTNREINEILRDVDLNGDGLVDFEEFVRMMSR; encoded by the exons GTGCAGGCCTCCATCAAGAAGAAtctggagaagcagaagaagcgaAGCAGCGGGCCGGGAGGGGGCGTCGGAGAAGCTCCGGCCGCCACGCCTCAACCTCCTCGCCCCCAGAAATCATCCGCTCCGTTCCTCCGGATGTCGGCGGCCGCTGCCGAGGACAGCGAgagcccggaggaggaggaggaggactggatgGGGGCGCTACGCGGGGCAGAGAGgggggccgaggaggaggaggaggaggaggggggggagcccGTCGACCTGCAACCCATGGTGGACTCTGTGTTCGGACCG GACAGAGAGCTGAGACCAGAGGAGCTCGACG AGCTCCGTGAGGCATTTGTGGAGTTTGACAGGAACAAAAAAGGCTACATCAGTCACAGAGACCTGGGGGAGTGCATGAGGACCATGGGATACATGCCCACGGAGATGGAGCTCATCGAGCTGAGCCAGCAGATCT GTGGAGGCAAATTGGACTTTGAGGACTTTGTGGAGCTGATGGGACCGAAGATGCTGGCAGAGACCGCCGACATGATTGGAGTCAAAGAACTACGAGATGCTTTTAAAGAG TTCGACTCTAATGGCGACGGTCAGATCAGTTTGACTGAGCTCCGTGAGGCCATGAAGAAGCTGATGGGAGAACAAGTGACCAACAGAGAGATCAACGAGATCCTCCGAGACGTCGACCTCAACGGAGACGGCCTGGTGGACTTCGAAG AGTTTGTGCGAATGATGTCACGCTGA
- the cryba1l1 gene encoding crystallin, beta A1, like 1 codes for MYRTTRSPMMQPLVNSGMGMAPFFKVTVFEQEHFQGKCQEFTSECCNIQDCGLDNIRSIRVESGAWVGFEHHDFQGQQFILERGEYPHWDAYSGSLSYHVERLMSLRPIYCASHQSSRMVIFEKENFMGRSAEISDDYPSLQAMGWMMPEVGSMHVQCGAFVCYQHPGYRGQQYIMECERHSGDYQHWRNWGSHCQTPQIQSIRRIQH; via the exons ATGTACAGAACTACAAGGTCCCCAATGATGCAGCCGCTGGTCAACTCAGGAATGGGCATGGCTCCTTTCTTCAAG GTGACCGTGTTCGAGCAGGAGCACTTCCAGGGAAAGTGCCAGGAGTTCACCTCCGAGTGCTGCAACATTCAGGATTGTGGACTGGACAACATCCGCTCCATCCGGGTGGAGAGCGGCGC ctgGGTGGGCTTTGAGCACCACGACTTCCAGGGCCAGCAGTTCATCCTGGAGAGAGGCGAGTACCCCCACTGGGACGCCTACAGCGGCTCCCTCTCCTACCACGTGGAGCGCCTCATGTCCCTGCGCCCCATCTACTGCGCC TCCCACCAGAGCAGTCGCATGGTGATCTTTGAGAAGGAGAACTTCATGGGCCGCAGCGCGGAGATCAGTGATGACTACCCCTCCCTGCAGGCCATGGGCTGGATGATGCCCGAGGTCGGGTCCATGCACGTGCAGTGCGGCGC cttcGTGTGCTACCAGCACCCCGGCTACAGGGGCCAGCAGTACATCATGGAGTGCGAGAGACACAGCGGAGACTACCAGCACTGGAGGAACTGGGGGTCCCACTGTCAGACCCCCCAGATCCAGTCCATCAGGCGCATCCAGCACTGA
- the cabp2b gene encoding calcium-binding protein 2 isoform X2 yields the protein MGNCTKPKDKMKKGVMDGPLGGKLRGVGQEEDEDQDGGEEDSFNDPFCTLVKNCNMLQNIVGPACVFLRQGFSKKPDRELRPEELDELREAFVEFDRNKKGYISHRDLGECMRTMGYMPTEMELIELSQQICGGKLDFEDFVELMGPKMLAETADMIGVKELRDAFKEFDSNGDGQISLTELREAMKKLMGEQVTNREINEILRDVDLNGDGLVDFEEFVRMMSR from the exons ATGGGAAACTGCACTAAaccaaaagacaaaatgaagaaG GGGGTAATGGATGGGCCCCTCGGGGGTAAACTGAGGGGAGTGGgccaagaggaagacgaggatcAGGACGGCGGGGAGGAAGACTCCTTCAACGATCCCTTCTGCACGCTGGTCAAGAACTGCAACATGCTGCAGAACATCGTGGGCCCGGCCTGCGTCTTCCTTAGACAGGGCTTCTCAAAGAAACCC GACAGAGAGCTGAGACCAGAGGAGCTCGACG AGCTCCGTGAGGCATTTGTGGAGTTTGACAGGAACAAAAAAGGCTACATCAGTCACAGAGACCTGGGGGAGTGCATGAGGACCATGGGATACATGCCCACGGAGATGGAGCTCATCGAGCTGAGCCAGCAGATCT GTGGAGGCAAATTGGACTTTGAGGACTTTGTGGAGCTGATGGGACCGAAGATGCTGGCAGAGACCGCCGACATGATTGGAGTCAAAGAACTACGAGATGCTTTTAAAGAG TTCGACTCTAATGGCGACGGTCAGATCAGTTTGACTGAGCTCCGTGAGGCCATGAAGAAGCTGATGGGAGAACAAGTGACCAACAGAGAGATCAACGAGATCCTCCGAGACGTCGACCTCAACGGAGACGGCCTGGTGGACTTCGAAG AGTTTGTGCGAATGATGTCACGCTGA